In the Polyangiaceae bacterium genome, one interval contains:
- a CDS encoding helix-turn-helix domain-containing protein, whose translation MYDLRAPAEELSEFIEHYWFVTSTSADPVDIRVDVFVDARADLVFNFEAPYRREVIGGAVQTHANSNLDAQRLEPIRILQRGHVRITGVRFRLGGLAPFVRVALSRFTGRTVPVEDAFGVEAGELETSLRQVGDLDTQKKLLDAFFLRRLRFTKSFGRFRCAVDACSRSGGAATVDALSSAAGVSPRQVDRLFARHLGIPPKTLARVLRFQQALKRLMRDPGCSLAAIATEAGYFDQAHFVKDFRRMSGGVPRGYRGYYPPESPNDFAPNVVVFLQDSTEPGR comes from the coding sequence GTGTACGACCTGCGCGCACCTGCTGAGGAGTTGTCCGAGTTCATCGAGCACTACTGGTTCGTCACCAGCACGTCAGCGGACCCAGTCGACATCCGGGTTGATGTGTTCGTAGATGCGCGGGCCGATCTGGTCTTCAACTTCGAGGCGCCCTATCGCCGAGAGGTGATCGGTGGCGCCGTGCAAACGCACGCGAACTCGAACCTCGATGCGCAACGCCTCGAGCCCATTCGGATACTTCAGCGCGGTCATGTACGCATTACCGGTGTGCGATTTCGTCTCGGCGGGCTCGCGCCCTTCGTACGCGTGGCGCTGAGTCGGTTCACGGGGCGGACCGTGCCCGTCGAGGATGCGTTTGGAGTCGAAGCAGGGGAACTCGAGACCTCCCTGCGCCAGGTGGGCGATCTCGACACACAAAAGAAGCTGCTCGATGCGTTCTTCTTGCGGCGCTTGCGGTTCACCAAGTCCTTCGGGCGCTTTCGATGCGCAGTTGATGCGTGCTCTCGGTCTGGGGGCGCAGCGACGGTCGACGCACTAAGCAGCGCCGCCGGAGTCTCACCGCGTCAGGTGGATCGCCTGTTTGCCCGCCACCTCGGGATCCCGCCCAAGACCCTCGCTCGGGTCCTGCGCTTTCAACAGGCGCTCAAACGGTTGATGCGCGATCCTGGCTGTAGTTTGGCCGCGATCGCGACAGAGGCCGGCTACTTTGATCAAGCGCATTTCGTGAAGGACTTCCGCCGCATGAGCGGGGGCGTGCCTCGTGGATACCGCGGCTACTATCCGCCCGAGAGCCCCAACGACTTTGCTCCCAATGTGGTCGTGTTCTTACAAGACTCGACCGAGCCAGGTCGCTAG
- a CDS encoding LOG family protein, with protein sequence MSDASLKNDDTLRTADHAALAPKADEETLKVVERAVDQLWSVVNELSQVRPAQPEFYRVAIFGSARTQPGTPAYDEVKELARRLALLGVDIVTGGGPGLMQAANEGENLGDPENRTRSYGIRVELPFEQGANPFVEKVYTHRTFYSRLAQFMRLSSAFVIVRGGVGTTLETMMVWQLLQVRHVHDVPLVFVGKMWRELVEWAQRNMVECASPLANAEDMKIPVCVDDVDQAMAVLEPHIARFRAARTKPTP encoded by the coding sequence ATGAGCGACGCATCGTTGAAGAACGACGACACCCTGAGGACCGCGGATCACGCGGCGTTGGCGCCGAAGGCAGACGAAGAGACGCTGAAAGTGGTGGAGCGTGCCGTCGACCAGTTGTGGTCGGTGGTGAACGAGCTGTCGCAGGTGCGCCCAGCGCAACCCGAGTTCTATCGCGTCGCCATCTTCGGTTCTGCACGTACGCAGCCGGGCACGCCGGCCTACGATGAAGTGAAAGAGCTAGCGCGACGACTGGCGTTGCTGGGGGTGGATATCGTGACCGGCGGCGGCCCGGGCCTGATGCAGGCCGCCAACGAGGGCGAGAACCTGGGCGATCCGGAGAATCGCACCCGCTCCTACGGAATCCGTGTGGAGCTGCCCTTCGAGCAGGGCGCCAACCCCTTCGTCGAGAAGGTGTACACGCACCGCACGTTCTACTCGCGCCTCGCGCAGTTCATGCGGCTGTCGAGTGCGTTCGTCATCGTGCGCGGCGGCGTCGGCACCACGCTCGAGACGATGATGGTGTGGCAGCTCCTCCAGGTGCGTCACGTGCACGACGTGCCCCTGGTGTTCGTGGGCAAGATGTGGCGCGAGCTGGTGGAGTGGGCTCAGCGCAACATGGTCGAATGCGCTTCGCCCTTGGCCAACGCGGAGGACATGAAAATCCCCGTTTGCGTCGACGACGTCGATCAGGCCATGGCAGTGCTGGAACCCCACATCGCCCGCTTTCGTGCTGCCCGAACCAAGCCCACGCCTTGA
- a CDS encoding ferric reductase-like transmembrane domain-containing protein gives MRRQLTLGVALGIAVLLVLDAVATRSGLAAGVIPKLTGVSLWITSRAAGVTAFLALSLDVAFGLFISTRAADRLIPRARVVEVHQWLSVVALATTAIHAGALLGDRFVRFDVLDLLVPFLSTYRPLAVALGVVAAYGLLVVHLSFSWRKRIGAKVWRSLHYASFGAYAAALIHGVAAGTDARALSGVYLASAGVVGALVAYRLAAARRGAAGRRAQPPLTPARAETSKQRSF, from the coding sequence ATGCGTAGACAGCTCACCCTCGGTGTTGCCCTGGGAATCGCGGTACTGCTCGTGCTCGATGCGGTCGCGACTCGCTCGGGTCTCGCAGCGGGCGTCATACCGAAGCTGACGGGTGTGTCGCTGTGGATCACGTCACGAGCGGCTGGCGTCACGGCGTTCCTTGCCCTGTCCCTGGATGTCGCATTCGGACTCTTCATCTCGACCCGCGCTGCGGATCGGCTCATCCCGCGTGCACGCGTCGTCGAAGTACACCAGTGGCTCTCGGTCGTGGCACTGGCGACCACCGCGATTCACGCAGGTGCGCTCCTTGGCGATCGTTTCGTTCGCTTCGACGTTCTCGACCTGTTGGTTCCCTTCCTCTCCACGTATCGCCCGCTCGCCGTCGCCCTGGGGGTCGTGGCCGCGTACGGACTCCTGGTCGTCCACCTGAGCTTCTCGTGGAGAAAGCGAATCGGAGCGAAGGTCTGGCGCTCCTTGCACTATGCGTCCTTCGGAGCGTACGCGGCGGCTCTGATTCATGGCGTTGCTGCCGGCACGGATGCGCGCGCCCTCTCGGGCGTCTACTTGGCGTCCGCCGGCGTCGTCGGAGCTCTGGTTGCGTATCGCCTCGCAGCCGCGCGGCGAGGAGCGGCGGGTCGTCGCGCGCAACCGCCCCTCACGCCGGCCCGCGCCGAGACGAGCAAGCAGCGATCGTTCTGA
- a CDS encoding FAD:protein FMN transferase: protein MNTEVAVTSSGDEAAITDAVLRVFQAAEQRFSRFHPESELSRLNRAQGRFFASSELFDILVRARSYVELTDGIFDPAVGSTVVALGYDRSFAPGALDRETSLERPAKASFLDVELDALHRTVTRPPHIFIDLGGVVKGATVDRAAVLLGHSGAIDAGGDAFLRGRPTTAEPWLVEVEDPRDPANTVAVVAVSNSAVATSAGNRRRWRSGDRWVHHLIDPRTQSSAAEELLQATVFAPSTELADVLAKVAFVLGPREAPRFLKRQENVSAVLVRSDGCPIFVGNLEIHA, encoded by the coding sequence ATGAACACCGAAGTTGCGGTGACCTCCAGTGGTGACGAGGCCGCGATCACGGACGCCGTTCTTCGGGTGTTCCAAGCGGCGGAACAGCGATTCAGTCGCTTCCATCCTGAAAGTGAACTTTCCCGGCTCAATCGGGCCCAGGGGAGGTTCTTCGCATCTTCGGAGCTCTTCGACATCCTCGTGCGGGCTCGTTCATACGTGGAGCTGACGGATGGGATCTTCGACCCCGCCGTAGGAAGCACCGTGGTTGCCCTGGGCTACGATCGATCCTTCGCGCCCGGCGCGCTCGATCGCGAAACGAGCCTCGAGCGCCCGGCCAAAGCGTCCTTCCTCGATGTCGAACTCGATGCGTTGCATCGAACCGTCACGCGGCCGCCGCACATTTTCATCGACCTTGGTGGAGTCGTGAAAGGGGCCACCGTCGATCGCGCTGCGGTCCTGCTGGGACACTCCGGAGCGATCGACGCGGGCGGCGACGCCTTCCTACGCGGTCGCCCGACAACTGCTGAGCCGTGGCTCGTCGAGGTGGAAGACCCGCGAGACCCGGCCAATACTGTGGCCGTCGTCGCTGTCTCGAACTCCGCGGTGGCCACCAGTGCGGGCAATCGGCGCCGCTGGCGCAGTGGTGATCGATGGGTTCACCACCTGATTGACCCGCGCACACAGAGCAGCGCTGCGGAAGAGCTGCTTCAAGCAACGGTGTTCGCGCCGAGCACCGAGCTGGCCGACGTGCTCGCAAAAGTAGCCTTCGTCCTCGGGCCACGAGAGGCACCGCGATTCTTGAAACGCCAGGAGAACGTATCGGCAGTACTTGTTCGAAGCGATGGTTGCCCGATCTTCGTGGGCAACCTGGAGATCCATGCGTAG
- the gdhA gene encoding NADP-specific glutamate dehydrogenase, translated as MTTDELELHPYAARVLAELRARSPWETEFLHAVEEVFSSISPLLLATPRYEAARVLERMVEPDRIHAFRVTWTDDRQRIQVNRGWRVQFNGALGPYKGGTRFHSSVGLDSLKALAFEQTFKNALTGLPLGSGKGGADFPFRGRSEHEIMRFSQNYMTELFHHIGPDTDVPAGDVGVGTREIGFMFGQYRRLTRTFGAALTGKGLAWGGSRLRPEATGFGVAYFAEEMMKARGESLKGKTVCVSGFGNVAWGAIKKVTELGGRVVTISGPDGYVFDQNGVDQEKCEYLLSMRLGGRDEAREYAEKFGGEFHADARPWVVPCDVALPCAIQHELDEPDAKALVANGCRFVIEGANMPTTREALQILRRAGAWVAPGKASNAGGVAVSGLEMTQNRSGQSWDAERVDAALREIMVSIHRACRETAQKHDRPGDYFVGANIGGFAKVADAMIDQGVV; from the coding sequence ATGACCACCGACGAACTGGAGCTGCATCCCTATGCGGCCCGCGTGCTGGCCGAGCTTCGCGCACGGTCACCCTGGGAAACGGAATTCCTTCATGCTGTCGAAGAGGTCTTCTCTTCGATTTCGCCTCTGCTGCTGGCTACGCCTCGCTACGAAGCGGCACGCGTGCTGGAGCGAATGGTCGAGCCGGATCGAATCCACGCGTTCCGCGTGACCTGGACGGACGACCGGCAACGCATCCAAGTAAACCGCGGCTGGCGCGTGCAGTTCAACGGAGCGCTCGGTCCCTACAAAGGTGGGACCCGCTTTCACAGCTCCGTGGGCCTCGACTCCCTCAAGGCGCTGGCGTTCGAGCAGACCTTCAAGAACGCGTTGACGGGACTGCCGCTCGGCAGTGGTAAGGGCGGTGCCGACTTTCCGTTTCGCGGGCGCTCCGAACACGAGATCATGCGCTTCTCCCAGAACTACATGACCGAACTGTTCCATCACATCGGTCCTGATACTGACGTACCAGCAGGGGATGTCGGGGTGGGCACCCGCGAGATCGGCTTCATGTTCGGCCAGTACCGACGCCTGACCCGCACTTTCGGCGCAGCGTTGACAGGCAAGGGCCTCGCTTGGGGTGGCTCGCGCCTGCGTCCGGAGGCCACGGGCTTCGGTGTTGCCTACTTCGCGGAAGAAATGATGAAAGCCCGCGGAGAAAGTCTGAAAGGCAAGACTGTGTGCGTCTCTGGCTTCGGCAACGTTGCATGGGGTGCAATCAAGAAGGTCACGGAACTCGGTGGGCGCGTGGTCACCATTTCGGGACCCGACGGCTACGTGTTCGACCAGAACGGTGTCGACCAAGAAAAGTGCGAATACCTGCTCTCGATGCGGCTGGGCGGTCGCGACGAAGCTCGAGAGTACGCCGAGAAGTTCGGTGGAGAGTTCCATGCGGACGCGCGGCCTTGGGTAGTCCCTTGTGACGTGGCACTTCCTTGCGCAATTCAGCACGAGCTCGATGAGCCCGATGCGAAAGCACTGGTTGCCAACGGCTGTCGGTTCGTCATCGAGGGGGCGAACATGCCGACGACGCGTGAAGCGCTCCAGATCCTCCGGCGTGCAGGCGCCTGGGTGGCTCCTGGGAAGGCTTCCAACGCGGGTGGCGTCGCGGTATCGGGGCTGGAGATGACCCAGAACCGCTCGGGCCAGTCCTGGGACGCGGAGCGGGTCGATGCAGCCCTGCGCGAGATCATGGTGAGCATTCACCGCGCGTGTCGGGAAACTGCACAGAAGCACGACCGTCCGGGTGACTACTTCGTCGGGGCCAACATCGGTGGCTTTGCCAAGGTGGCAGACGCGATGATCGACCAAGGCGTAGTATGA
- a CDS encoding ATP-binding protein, protein MSSPVKIREGRQRARIEASSQALLRLSNRGPPRTEFLREASTLLFAASGADALVAWLDDGERTFLWRAEGGGRLSLDFEELRVERDAPLIARALAAVDATLPPRFGSEEGALIADLYQVLGGRLPSVEHVLASSERTRSLILLPFEIDESNSGVLQFESFANDGFEQAELDELAEMARLLGVAIANRRAQAARAERVKELACMYAIAQIGAEVDSAVDDMLQRIVELLPPAWQYPEVATARIVVQGKTYVSRAFDVGPHCLSAGVRVGGATVGQVEVFYVPPSATLKRPPLLESVPFLKEEHHLIDGVARAVAAILERKRAETERMNLQEQVRHSDRLATIGQLAAGVAHELNEPLSNILGFAQLALKSTDVPDQTRADLDAIVSASLYAREIIKKLMFFARQTPARRVRLDFNDVVRDGMTLMSTRCRDAQLNVSSNLGDAPRWVMGDPAQLQQVLVNLVVNAIQAMPEGGTLNIASGEHDGWVTLEVADSGPGVAEAHLHRLFEPFFTTKEVGEGTGLGLAVVHGIVSAHGGRVEVTSQVGRGTRFCVNLPSAGAGANGEHE, encoded by the coding sequence GTGAGTAGCCCAGTGAAGATCCGCGAGGGTCGGCAACGCGCCCGGATCGAAGCGAGTTCCCAAGCCCTGTTGCGCCTGAGTAATCGAGGGCCTCCGCGTACGGAGTTCCTAAGAGAAGCTTCTACGCTGCTATTCGCGGCCAGTGGCGCCGACGCGCTGGTCGCTTGGCTGGACGACGGAGAACGCACGTTCCTCTGGCGTGCGGAGGGCGGTGGACGCCTCTCACTGGACTTCGAAGAGCTTCGCGTCGAGCGCGACGCCCCACTGATTGCTCGCGCCCTCGCCGCCGTCGATGCCACACTTCCGCCGCGCTTCGGCAGCGAGGAGGGCGCTCTGATCGCCGACCTCTACCAAGTGCTCGGAGGTCGTCTGCCAAGCGTCGAGCATGTGCTGGCCTCAAGTGAACGAACCCGCTCACTCATCCTACTGCCATTCGAGATCGACGAGTCCAACTCCGGGGTTCTGCAGTTCGAAAGCTTCGCGAACGACGGGTTCGAGCAGGCCGAATTGGACGAACTCGCCGAAATGGCTCGTCTGCTTGGTGTCGCCATCGCGAACCGGCGAGCCCAAGCTGCGCGGGCTGAACGCGTCAAGGAACTCGCGTGCATGTATGCCATCGCTCAGATTGGTGCGGAGGTAGACTCTGCCGTCGATGACATGCTTCAGAGGATCGTCGAGCTACTGCCGCCTGCCTGGCAGTACCCCGAGGTGGCGACGGCGCGTATCGTAGTGCAGGGCAAGACGTACGTCTCGCGCGCCTTCGACGTGGGGCCCCACTGCTTGAGCGCAGGTGTGCGCGTCGGGGGAGCGACGGTCGGGCAAGTGGAAGTGTTCTACGTCCCGCCCAGTGCGACGCTGAAGCGTCCACCGCTTCTAGAGAGTGTGCCGTTCCTGAAGGAGGAACATCATCTGATCGACGGGGTGGCTCGTGCCGTCGCTGCCATCCTCGAGCGGAAGCGAGCGGAGACCGAGCGAATGAACCTGCAGGAGCAGGTCCGCCATTCCGATCGCTTGGCGACCATCGGACAGTTGGCCGCGGGCGTCGCCCACGAGCTCAACGAACCCCTGTCGAACATCTTGGGATTCGCCCAGCTCGCCTTGAAGTCCACGGACGTCCCCGACCAGACGAGAGCCGACCTGGATGCCATCGTGTCGGCATCGCTCTACGCTCGAGAGATCATCAAGAAGCTGATGTTCTTCGCGCGGCAGACCCCTGCCCGCCGAGTGCGTCTGGACTTCAACGACGTCGTGCGTGACGGGATGACGCTCATGTCGACACGCTGCAGGGATGCCCAGCTGAACGTGTCGTCGAACCTGGGTGACGCACCTCGCTGGGTCATGGGCGACCCCGCTCAGCTTCAGCAAGTGCTGGTGAACTTGGTCGTCAACGCCATCCAGGCGATGCCAGAGGGTGGCACGCTGAACATTGCATCTGGGGAACACGATGGCTGGGTCACGCTCGAGGTTGCCGACAGTGGACCGGGCGTTGCGGAAGCACATCTGCACCGGTTGTTCGAGCCGTTCTTCACGACGAAGGAAGTGGGCGAAGGAACCGGCCTTGGCCTGGCGGTCGTACACGGCATCGTCAGTGCCCACGGCGGGCGCGTCGAAGTGACGAGCCAAGTGGGTCGCGGTACCCGCTTTTGCGTCAACCTCCCGTCAGCAGGCGCTGGGGCGAATGGGGAGCACGAGTGA
- a CDS encoding serine/threonine-protein kinase: MTTTTSKVGRALLQRRVANLGLVLALIGLAFVAMRVAAVLAVGRPQRLVHASMISHYLGVGASVAMWLSCRSGEHPKRRIQIIELVGLFVVCSLYAVMAVGIPQAFRPEMTLLLAFGVFLLGHAVHVPSSWRWTALLGTSLAIPLIAGAWVILVPMDPRLVEASASARGSVQTSADAIIGIGMASVATWWVVIVATASSVSAVIYGLRRDVRAARQLGQYTLEEKLGQGGMGVVYRATHAMLRRATAIKLLLPELVGEEAVARFEREVQTTARLSHPNTVRIFDYGRTADGLFYYAMELLEGASLAEVVAEDGPMPPARVAHVLHQVAGALAEAHALGLIHRDIKPANVMLTNHGGLHDHAVVVDFGLVKQLDDGGDASMSATGTIIGTPMYLSPEVIRGAAEDGPARDLYALGCVAYFLLTGHDVFTGPTPVEVCAKHLALQPEAPSKRLGQPIPDELEALVLQLLAKEVEARPASALEVLERLEQSPLYGAWRREDAAKWWDGPGRALREHEPAPAHSLGSSATLAIDFQHRRA, translated from the coding sequence TTGACGACCACGACCTCGAAGGTTGGTCGCGCCCTGCTCCAGCGGCGCGTCGCCAATCTGGGTTTGGTGCTGGCCCTGATTGGCCTCGCGTTCGTTGCGATGCGGGTTGCTGCCGTGTTGGCGGTTGGACGACCGCAGCGCCTCGTGCACGCGTCGATGATCAGCCACTACCTCGGCGTCGGCGCCTCCGTGGCCATGTGGCTGAGTTGCCGATCGGGGGAACATCCCAAGCGTCGAATCCAGATCATCGAGCTGGTGGGATTGTTCGTGGTGTGCTCGCTGTACGCCGTGATGGCGGTGGGGATCCCTCAGGCCTTCCGACCGGAAATGACGCTCTTGCTGGCCTTCGGCGTGTTTCTGCTCGGCCACGCGGTCCACGTGCCCAGCTCCTGGCGCTGGACGGCCTTGCTCGGAACCTCACTGGCGATCCCGTTGATCGCTGGCGCGTGGGTCATCTTGGTTCCAATGGATCCCCGACTCGTCGAGGCGTCCGCGTCGGCGCGGGGAAGCGTGCAGACGTCGGCGGACGCCATCATCGGGATCGGAATGGCCAGTGTCGCAACGTGGTGGGTCGTCATCGTCGCGACCGCATCCTCGGTGTCGGCGGTGATCTACGGGTTGCGTCGGGACGTGCGAGCCGCTCGCCAGCTCGGTCAGTACACCCTGGAAGAAAAGCTCGGGCAGGGTGGGATGGGCGTCGTGTACCGGGCGACGCACGCCATGCTACGGCGTGCTACCGCCATCAAGCTGCTTTTGCCAGAGCTGGTAGGCGAAGAGGCGGTGGCCCGCTTCGAAAGAGAGGTGCAAACCACGGCGCGCCTGTCACATCCGAACACGGTTCGCATCTTCGACTATGGCCGCACGGCGGACGGACTGTTCTACTACGCGATGGAGCTGCTCGAAGGTGCCAGCCTCGCCGAGGTCGTAGCAGAAGATGGGCCCATGCCGCCCGCCCGCGTCGCTCATGTCCTTCATCAGGTTGCGGGAGCTCTGGCCGAGGCGCACGCACTGGGGTTGATCCATCGTGACATCAAGCCTGCCAACGTGATGTTGACCAATCATGGCGGCCTGCACGATCACGCCGTGGTCGTCGATTTCGGGTTGGTGAAGCAGCTGGATGACGGCGGGGATGCGTCCATGTCGGCGACGGGCACCATCATCGGCACGCCGATGTACCTCTCCCCCGAGGTCATCCGGGGCGCCGCCGAGGACGGGCCGGCGCGAGACCTCTACGCGCTCGGCTGCGTCGCCTACTTCTTGCTGACCGGGCACGACGTGTTCACCGGGCCGACGCCCGTCGAGGTCTGCGCAAAGCACCTTGCATTGCAGCCCGAGGCCCCGTCCAAGCGCCTAGGGCAACCCATCCCCGACGAACTCGAGGCGCTGGTACTGCAGCTGTTGGCCAAAGAAGTCGAAGCGCGGCCGGCGTCGGCCCTGGAAGTGCTCGAACGCCTCGAACAGAGTCCCCTCTACGGCGCCTGGCGCCGCGAGGACGCTGCCAAGTGGTGGGACGGTCCTGGTCGCGCCTTGCGTGAACATGAACCCGCGCCCGCGCACAGCCTGGGCAGCAGCGCGACCCTCGCAATCGACTTCCAACACCGCCGCGCCTAG
- a CDS encoding patatin-like phospholipase family protein, with amino-acid sequence MASPTLREWLSEGDFSLAMSSGFFGFFAHAGMLVALEDAGVLPARVSGSSAGALVGGLWAAGVDGVHQRDVLMQLQREDFWDPGVGLGLLKGRLFSELLADLLPVRRFEDCRAPAIVSVFDVLSRRTRVIDRGPLAPAIQASCTLPGLFQPLWHQGRPLLDGGVLDRPGIEGLAPGERVLHHHLASRSPWRRRGSDSLKPPRRAGLHALVVMGLQRLGPFRLHLGKLAFEQARDATRRALNAPLEPVMTVDAR; translated from the coding sequence GTGGCTTCACCGACTCTGCGAGAGTGGCTCAGCGAAGGCGACTTCAGCCTGGCGATGTCGTCGGGGTTCTTCGGGTTCTTCGCGCATGCGGGCATGCTCGTGGCGTTGGAGGACGCCGGGGTATTGCCCGCACGCGTCAGTGGCTCGAGCGCTGGCGCCTTGGTGGGCGGGCTCTGGGCCGCAGGAGTCGATGGCGTTCACCAGCGCGACGTCTTGATGCAGCTGCAACGCGAGGACTTCTGGGATCCTGGCGTGGGCCTCGGCCTATTGAAAGGGCGGCTTTTTTCCGAACTGCTCGCGGACCTCTTGCCCGTGCGCCGTTTCGAGGACTGCCGCGCGCCTGCCATCGTCAGCGTTTTCGACGTGCTGTCGCGTCGCACTCGCGTGATCGATCGCGGTCCCTTGGCGCCCGCCATCCAAGCTTCCTGCACATTGCCGGGCTTGTTCCAACCCCTGTGGCATCAGGGGCGCCCGCTGCTCGATGGGGGCGTGCTCGACCGACCGGGCATCGAAGGGCTGGCGCCCGGCGAACGCGTGCTGCATCACCACCTCGCCTCGCGATCTCCGTGGCGCCGTCGCGGCAGCGATTCCCTGAAGCCGCCACGTCGCGCGGGACTCCACGCCCTGGTCGTGATGGGCCTGCAACGCCTTGGCCCCTTTCGTCTTCACCTCGGCAAGCTTGCCTTCGAGCAGGCGCGTGACGCGACGCGACGGGCGCTGAACGCACCCCTGGAGCCCGTGATGACGGTGGACGCACGCTAG
- a CDS encoding Uma2 family endonuclease yields the protein MGEVVDKARGVVQCDVMQAMDVLSHARPRLLSRAEYDRMVAEGMFANERVELIRGILVEMSPIGSRHADPVDYLNRHFVRSLGDEAVVRVQQPFAASDDSEPEPDLALVPPRRYSDCHPDQAFLIIEVSDESLGYDRETKGALYAASGVPEYWIVDVRGRVVEVHDRPQGGVYERVQRFTAGDRLAPAAFPAAELRIDELFV from the coding sequence ATGGGCGAAGTCGTGGACAAAGCGCGCGGCGTGGTACAATGCGACGTGATGCAGGCGATGGACGTCCTTTCTCACGCGCGGCCACGGCTACTCAGCCGCGCAGAGTACGACCGCATGGTGGCCGAAGGGATGTTCGCGAACGAGCGGGTCGAGTTGATCCGAGGAATTCTGGTGGAGATGTCACCTATTGGATCACGCCACGCAGATCCCGTGGACTACTTGAATCGACACTTCGTGCGCTCGCTAGGGGATGAAGCAGTGGTCCGAGTGCAGCAACCTTTCGCAGCCAGTGACGACTCGGAACCCGAACCTGATCTCGCGTTGGTTCCGCCGCGGCGCTACTCCGACTGCCATCCCGACCAGGCCTTTCTGATCATCGAAGTCTCGGACGAATCCCTGGGCTACGACCGCGAAACCAAGGGCGCACTGTACGCCGCCAGCGGCGTGCCGGAGTACTGGATCGTGGACGTTCGCGGGCGAGTCGTGGAGGTTCACGACCGACCCCAGGGTGGTGTGTACGAGCGCGTTCAGCGCTTCACCGCCGGTGACCGGCTCGCTCCAGCCGCCTTTCCGGCTGCAGAGTTGCGGATCGACGAACTGTTCGTTTGA
- a CDS encoding sigma-54 dependent transcriptional regulator, which translates to MSGEEQQRILVVDDSEATRTVLRRNLEAAGYHVQSAASVREALEVLRHDHVDLVVTDVKMPRVSGLDLVREVRDNFKNTEVMVITGYPNVGGAVASLKNGATDYLTKPFTDAELMTAVRHAIAKLALHRAPQDAPPPPAGWHGLLGDSAAMLSLREQIRRASRGSATVLITGESGTGKELVARAIHYGSERSAAPFVTVNCGAIPQDLLESELFGHVKGAFTGATESRAGYFITADGGTIFLDEIAETSQAMQVKLLRVLQDKQVSMLGSTRPRGVDVRVIAATNKNLEQLVHSGSFREDLYFRINVLSFVVPPLRERGSDIEVLMRHFVRKFSAEYGRSALTLSDRVLEIFQRYPWPGNVRELENAIQRLVVMTEGDSVEAADLPATMRFTTGPEAEDLTRTLAQVESDYVRRVLASVGGNKSRAARILDVDRKTLRTKAEAGEGDDD; encoded by the coding sequence ATGTCGGGCGAGGAGCAGCAGCGAATCTTGGTCGTCGACGATTCGGAGGCGACGCGCACCGTGTTGCGCCGCAACCTGGAAGCGGCAGGCTATCACGTTCAATCTGCAGCGAGCGTTCGCGAGGCGTTGGAAGTGCTTCGCCATGACCATGTCGATTTGGTCGTCACGGACGTGAAGATGCCGCGAGTCAGTGGGCTCGATCTCGTTCGCGAGGTGCGGGACAACTTCAAGAACACTGAAGTCATGGTGATCACTGGGTATCCCAATGTCGGCGGCGCGGTCGCTTCGCTCAAGAACGGTGCCACCGACTATCTGACGAAGCCCTTCACGGATGCAGAGCTGATGACTGCGGTGCGTCACGCAATCGCCAAGTTGGCGCTGCATCGAGCACCGCAGGATGCGCCACCGCCGCCGGCTGGTTGGCACGGCTTGCTGGGAGATTCCGCCGCGATGCTGAGCCTTCGTGAGCAGATCCGGCGTGCGTCCCGCGGTAGCGCCACCGTGCTGATTACCGGGGAAAGCGGGACAGGCAAGGAGCTGGTGGCACGCGCGATACACTATGGAAGCGAGCGTTCAGCTGCTCCCTTCGTGACGGTCAACTGCGGGGCCATCCCGCAGGACTTGCTGGAGAGTGAGCTCTTTGGTCACGTGAAAGGTGCCTTCACCGGCGCAACCGAGTCGCGCGCTGGCTATTTCATCACGGCGGATGGCGGTACCATCTTTCTCGACGAGATCGCTGAGACCAGTCAAGCGATGCAAGTGAAGCTGCTGCGCGTGCTGCAGGACAAGCAAGTCTCCATGTTGGGTTCGACGCGCCCTCGGGGCGTCGACGTCCGCGTCATCGCGGCCACGAACAAGAACCTGGAACAACTCGTTCACTCTGGAAGCTTCCGCGAGGATCTCTACTTTCGCATCAACGTCCTGTCGTTCGTCGTTCCCCCGCTGCGCGAACGTGGCTCCGATATCGAAGTGCTGATGCGCCACTTCGTGCGAAAGTTCAGCGCAGAGTACGGTCGCTCTGCGCTCACTCTTTCCGATCGGGTCCTCGAGATATTCCAACGCTATCCGTGGCCGGGCAACGTGCGCGAACTCGAGAACGCCATCCAGCGCCTAGTCGTCATGACGGAAGGGGACAGCGTCGAGGCTGCGGACCTGCCCGCAACCATGCGCTTCACCACCGGGCCTGAGGCGGAGGATCTGACACGGACGCTCGCCCAGGTGGAAAGCGACTACGTACGCCGGGTGCTGGCGAGCGTGGGTGGCAACAAGAGCCGCGCTGCCAGGATCTTGGACGTAGACCGCAAGACTCTCAGGACCAAGGCTGAAGCCGGTGAGGGGGACGACGACTAG